The genomic interval AGGtggcgtggtggctgacacctgtgatcacagtgctttgggaggctgaggcgggaagactgcttgagcctagcagtttcagaccagcctgagccacaaagCGAGACTCGCTCtctccaagaaagaaaagagcaaaaactagcagggcatggtggccagcGCCTGGTGGTCtgagcaacttgggaggctgaggcggtaggatcacctgagcccagcaggtcgaagctgcagtgagcgatgGTCACGCCATAAGCgtggcaacggagtgagaccctgggtctgtcacaaagaaaaaaaaagtaagggagCCAGAGAGCCAGGTTTCTGCTGCCCTGTAGTCAGCTCTAGGGGACCCCGTGCAGGCATAGCCAGACGGGGCATGCCCTGACTTTTCCCTTTAACAACTTTAATACGTGAGAGCTtgggcctgggcctggctgaGTGAGGTCTGTAGAGTGACGTGAGTCGCGTGTCCCAAAGAGTTGGAGGTCCCACCCTGAGCCAAGTTCAGAACTCTGAGGTAGAACAGTGGGGTCCCCTACAGTCCCACCCCTGCCCTGAAGGCCCTAAACAGCCTTGAGAAGATGCGGCTTACCTTGAAAGTTCAAATCTGAGGTCTCATGGAAGCAAGGACCTTGCTGTAAAGGATGTGGCCTGTCGTGAGGTGAGGATGGAGTCCCAGGACTGGTCAAGAAGCAAGGCACATGGtagctcgcctgtagtcccagctacttgggaggctgaggcaggggaaccacTTAAACCTGacaggtggagattgcagtgagcagagattgcaccactgcactccagcctagtgacagagcaagactcagtctcaaataaatactttttttttttttttttttgagacagagtttcgctcttgttacccaggctggagtgcaatggcgcaatcttggctcactgcaacctccgcctcctgggttcaggcaattctgcttcagcctcctgagtagctgggattataggcacgctccaccatgcccagctaatttttgtatttttagtagagacggggtttcaccatgttgaccaggatggtctcgatctcttgacctcgtgatccacctgcctcagcctcccaaagaaataaatagatttttaaaaagaagttctgCATGAGGAGGGAGGAAAACAACCACGCAAAAACACAGGAGACCACATAAAGTCCCAGCTCTTCTGTGTGCCTTGGGAAACCATGCCCAGAGCCATTAGCATTTGGTGACCCCTTGTGTCCTGAAGTCGGGGGGGTGGCGACTCAGAAAAGTGGCTCTTTTGCACCAATGAGCGAGGCCCCATtcatggtggggtggggaggaggagtaCCTGCTGGGAGTCAAGGGGAGAACACTGAATGAGAAGAGGGAGCCCCTCCCACGGAGAAGTAGTCCATATAGAGCACCACCCCCACCTTGACCCCTGGGAGACCCAGGCACATTGGCATGGTGAGTGGCATTTCTCCACAGGGCATCTTGGGAAGGTGAAGAGCCTGGGTAAAAGGGACAGCCTCAAGACAGCTGCTGGAGGTTGTTAAGCTCTTGCCAGGAGTCAAGGTGAGGACCCTGAGGACTGAGGGGACCACCCATGTGTAACTGTGGGGCCAACACAGAAAATCTCCACTGTTTCCAGTCTTGGGAAATGATGAGCATTTGTGGCCAGCTGAGGTGACTGTCACTACTTCCTAGAGGTATTACAGAATGGAGGAGCTGGTATGAGGGACTAAGTCTCAGCTTAAGACAGGGGTGTTTTCCAGGTAGTGACGGGAGTCAGGGTTAAGATTCTGAGTGAGGGCTGAGGAGAGCACTCACTGGGATCCAGGGGCACCACAAAGTCTGGCTTCCCTCTCAGGCCTGGGAAACCCCAGGAAAGGAAATCAGATAGAGGGCCCCCCACTTCTAGCCCCTGAGTTTGCAGGGTGAACACagcctggggctgaggctggaggaataTGGTGGGCTGAGGGACATGTCCCATATCCTGCCTAAGTGAAGACTAACAGGGCCACCAAACCCAGAATATCAGAGGCTCTGAGAGTCCAGACTTGGCTACCAGTCCAGAAAGACAATGAACAGGAGTGGCTGGAGGGGACTCATGCTTTCTTTCCCCTTGGGGTGGCGGCAGGGTCTCCACAAGGTGAAGGCCTTGACCTGAAGGGAGGGGCCTCAGACAGTGAAGACCCTGAGGAGTGTGGAGCCACCTGCCCCAAATTAGCAAGAGCACCTCAGGATCCCTCTCTGTCAGCGGTTTGAGGCCCCAGATAGGGATGTCAAGTCCAggtggcctcagtttcccctcagAGGAAACAGAGAAATGAGGATTTTGGTCCCAGGCAGGGCTGGCAGGCTCCAGGACAAGGAACACTGTGACTTCCTCCCCAGGGTCCCCAGGGGATAGGCTGACCTGGAGAGCAGGAGCCAGCTGGGGGTGTGGAGCAGGGTCCTCAAGGACGCCTGCATAGGGGCCTCCCTATAGCCAAGGTGGTACCTCCTTGCTGAGGGGCTCACATCTTTTGGTCCTCCTGCTCCAGGTGCGTGCCTCCTGTGCCCTCTTGCCTCCTGCCCCTGAGCACAGTAATCATGCCTCGCGGTCAGGAGAGTAAGCGTCGTGCCCGTAAGAAACGCTGCCAGGCTCGAGGTGAAGACCGATGTCTCAGGGGTGCTCAAGCCACCGCAGCAGAGGAGGAAGGGCTGCCATCCTCCTTTCCTGCATGCCAGAGTGCTTCCCAGAGCTTCCCAGCTGAGGGCATTCCTCAGGAGTCCCAGAAAGCTAGATACCCCAGCTCTCCAGCTGCAGCTGTTTCGCTCACAAGTTCTGATGAAGGTGCCAAGGGCCAAAACGGGGAAAGTCCCAACTCTTCCCGAGGCCTGTCCTTCTCTGAGAGCTCAGGAGAAGACCTTCTGGATGTGAAGACGGGCCAACTGGTGCAGTTCCTGCTCAACAAGTATACGAGGAAAGAGCTCTTTACGAGGGAAGCCATGCTGAAGGTTATCGACAGAAAGTACAAGCGGCACTTCCCTGAGATCCTCCGGAGAAGTGccgagaatgtggagttggtctTTGGCCTAGAATTGAAGGAAATGGACCCCAGACATCACTTATATATCCTTGTCAGCAAGCTGGGCTTTCCCAATCAAGAGAGTCTGAGCGATGGCGGGGACTTTCCCAAGAGCGGCCTCCTGATGGTTCTCCTGAGTGTGATCTTCATGCATGGCAACCGTGCCACTGAGGAAGAGATGTGGGAATGCCTGGGTGCATTAGGGATGCATAAAGGTACGGAGGACTTCATCTTTGGGGAGCCCCAGGAGCTTGTCACGAAAGATTTGGTGCGCGAGGGGTACCTCGAGAACCAGCAGGTGCCCGGCAGTGATCCTCCACGCTACGAGTTCCTGTGGGGTCCCAGGGCCTACGCTGAAATCAGCAAAATGAAAGTTCTGGAGTTTGTGGCCAAGCTCAATGATACCGTTGCCAGTACCTACCAGCCCCAGTATGAGGAGGCTCTGAGAGATGAGGAAGAGCGAGCCAGAGCCAGAGCGGCAACCAGAGCGGCAGCCAGGGCCAGATCTAGCAGGTCCTCCCAGCCCTAGGGAAGTCTCAGGCAGTCCTCACTAAGAGTCTGAAAAGGGCTGTCCACCATCTGAGTATTTGAGGGTGAGGTGGGGCTGGAGAGAGTCCAAGGCTTGTGTCTTTCTTGTGTTCTGGTTATTTGCAAGCTACTTGTagattcctctttctcttctgtgtCTACCGTATGTTCCTTTGAAAGAGATTGACTTTGATTCAGAATCTAAGTTCATGAATTAGGTGCCTCACACAATGGTTGCTGTTTATCACATTAAAGAGTGATGTTCTtacattttgtaaaacaaattgGAAATTTTTACTTATTAGATTGTGATCTAATGCCAGAAGAAATAGCATTGGAATAAGGACTGGCTTTAAACTGAAAAAACTGAACACTGAATCAGTTGGGATCACAAGatggtggggaaaaaaatgtcaatTGATTGGCAacctttgacattttaaaatcttatttctttAAGTCTTTTGTTGTGATCAAATGAAAAGCTATATACTTATAGTTACTATGTGTATTCAAGAATGTTGGCGAAATTAAATCCTCATAAAGGAGAACACTTGTTGACTGGCTCTTTTGTTCCTTATACTTACTGCtctaaaggcatacctgagatggggtaatttctaaagaaaagaagttgacttggctcacagttcaccaggctgtacaagcatggcaccagcaactgcttctggagaggccttgGGGAGCTTTTCCTCATGCCAGGAGGGGAAGAGGgtgcaggcatgtcacatggcagcAGTAGGAGGAAGACAGCCAAGAAGAGCGGGGGTGGGAGGCGCCACATGCTTTCAAatgaccagatcttgtgagaagtcACTTACTATGGCCAGGGCAGCAGGATGCCATGAGGGACCCTCCTTGATGGTCCAaatgcctcccaccaggccccacctccaacactgggcatTACATCTCAACATGacatttggaggggacaaacatccaagtTATTCATTCACCAAACAGGAATTGAACATCTGCTCTTTGACAGTCTTCATGCCAGTTCTGGGAaagccccagcccctgccaaTGATATTTCAGAATCCAAGAGCAGCTCTCCTATTAGGAACACAGTGGAGTGGAGGGTGGGCAGGGGAGATACACTGGAATACCTAAGGGGCAATCAAGGGactggagaggagggaggagattcAAGATAGGATCCTCCCCGCATCACCTCCTCCCCCACTATAAATGCCCTGGGACAGGGCAGGCTGGGAACTTGGGACACTGCCAGTTCCTCAGTAGGCGGGCATTTCAAGTTAGCCTGCATCGGGGGCTAGATGAGGCTATTACTGAAATGGCAAGCAGAGGCCAGACCCTCAGGTGGTGGGTTTCAGAGTGGACAGACTAGGACTGCAAGGCAAAAGTGGTCCCACCAGTTCCTTAGGGATGAGGTAGACCAGAGGTGCATCCCCACCTGGGACAGGATTGGAGGGACTCCTGTGCTGTGTCCCCATGCCAGTGAGCACAGCGTACTATATAGGTGGTTTGCCCTCTGTGTCAGGTTGTTTCTGAGAATGAGGGTGATGCCCCCTTCAGGTAGGATGTCCAGCAGCCACTGACCTGGTCTATTTGTCCCTGGCCTGGGGGAGCTGGACTGCTCCATTAAAAGGGAGTGGAAATGAGGTGAACTACATAGGATGGCCAGTTCTTAGCATGGTCCAGAGTTTTGGTGGTGGTGAATGAAACTAGGGATAGTTTCAATGCAAGGGCAGCTGGAAGGCAGGAAAGATGTCTGTCCTCTGCACACCTTCTAGCATCTTCGTGGTGCATCTGACTGGGGAAGTCTTCATACCCAGTTGAAATGACTGATCCTCTCATGGGAATGATTACTCAGTTGGATTCAGCACACAGCATTTTGgctgatttggttttctttgtcaCAGAAGAAAGACTGCATAGTCTTTGACATCCCCtaggttaaaaaaagaagaagaggaagaaaaaaaagagaaaaagaaaatatcaatgtaGTGCATGGTATTTTCTGGGGTCCAAATAGTCAAGGTAAGTAATTGCCATTTAGAAACTCTCCATACTTTCCAGACACTGTCCTGGGTTCACagtgtccattttacagatgcccTCAGTCCAAGAGGATAGGCCTTATCAAATCTGCTTCACAGAGAAAGAACCTGAGGCTCCTAAAAGCTGCCAATATACCTGAGTCCATAGTGCTGGTGACTGGCAGGGAAGTGGCGGTGCCAGGATCTGAATCTGTCTAAAACCCACACGACCTTACTCCTGCCATCCTGAGGC from Callithrix jacchus isolate 240 chromosome X, calJac240_pri, whole genome shotgun sequence carries:
- the MAGEB17 gene encoding melanoma-associated antigen B17, with translation MPRGQESKRRARKKRCQARGEDRCLRGAQATAAEEEGLPSSFPACQSASQSFPAEGIPQESQKARYPSSPAAAVSLTSSDEGAKGQNGESPNSSRGLSFSESSGEDLLDVKTGQLVQFLLNKYTRKELFTREAMLKVIDRKYKRHFPEILRRSAENVELVFGLELKEMDPRHHLYILVSKLGFPNQESLSDGGDFPKSGLLMVLLSVIFMHGNRATEEEMWECLGALGMHKGTEDFIFGEPQELVTKDLVREGYLENQQVPGSDPPRYEFLWGPRAYAEISKMKVLEFVAKLNDTVASTYQPQYEEALRDEEERARARAATRAAARARSSRSSQP